In Meleagris gallopavo isolate NT-WF06-2002-E0010 breed Aviagen turkey brand Nicholas breeding stock chromosome 14, Turkey_5.1, whole genome shotgun sequence, the genomic stretch TGTGGTGAGAATTCTGAAACCATCCAAGATTAAAGTTTTCACTAGAGAGGACTACTTTGCTTACTCGTAAAGCTCGTTTATGTGTCCTTGCTTTGCTTGTTCTTTTACACtccaaaaatacatttctagcACTGATGGAAATGGTTTCGTGGGATGCagttagtgggcaatattggtggtaagtgGACAATTGGACTAGAATGATTTCAGatatcttttccaaccttaatgatactgtgattctatgatataacGTACAGAACAGCAGAAGTCAAACTAACAGGCAATATATAACCTCTTGATTACTCCATTAGAGTGCCCAGGGACACATTTTTCTCCATGATAGGTGTGAAATACTGATTTATTCACTGAGAAAGAAGTAAACTGTATTTTCAATACAGAGTGAGCATATACTTAAGAGCAGACACCATCTGACATGCTCTAAATTCACATCCTACATCATTTCTGCGATGACACACGTGACAATTTGCTCTGTTACAAAGCTGTAGTGTTGAGACAATTAGCATTAGTCCACTCATCTGCAGACTGCCTTTGTATGAACTCACACTCACACGCTGTTATGTACACGTGCTGATTGTCAGGTATGAATTTTAGGCATTTCCCAGGTGATTTTTTAAAGCTAACATTGGGTTAGTGCTTTTAGCTTGTGCATCTAAACCATTTTCTCCCCTTTCAATCTGTTCTGGAGATCTGTTAAGACAGACAAAGCTGGATCTCACTTCCACAGTTGTGTTTTTATATCCTCCAgttcaaattttctttctttctcttttagtGGACAGATTGTTTCTGCATTAAACCTGTTCTCATAATTGACTTCTTTAAACAGCAAGGTGTCCTTGCTCTGTTGTTTTAGTATGAGAAAAGCTCTCTGATCTTTCCGTTGTCTCCTCTGGGGACTTCAGCACTCTAAATATCCAAAGAGCTGGAAATCCTGTTTGCTGAATACATCTCATCTGAGCACTTCAAACAGTAATATATTTCAAGTGATCACAAACCAATGAGATGTGATGACAGTCTGAAAGTACTATAGTTGGCAGTAACAATTACAGGTGCTCTACATCACTGTCAAATacatggtttttatttttcttaaatgccCAAAACTAAACTTCACTGAGCAGTAAATAAGAATTAATTAAACTCTTAAAAAGCATCTTTCACACTGGGAATGACTGGAGAGAGAAAGCACTGTTCCTGTTCCTGATACTCACCTGCCTCGTAGCATAATTCTGTGTATTACCTGTTCTACTGAAAATGACATCTGTGGCCCTACTGGAAACTCCTGTTAAAACATCATAAGGCCAAGCAACgcaactgaaacaaaaaatgagtGGATAAAAGGAATCTCTTTTCCAGAGAATGCCtcaacttttcatttaaaatatgataaaaaccaaataaataaatattagatAACCAATAAATTTTCCTGAAACGCTGAGGGAAATTTCAAATGTAAATCTGGCCTTGAAATTTACATAGGTACATGGCTTTTGAATAGAGGGCTTGGTTAAGGAGCTCTATATTGTTTAAAGAACATTACTTACGGATACTCAGCAAAATTAAAAGGAGAGTGTAtaggaagaggaaaaactgaagttaatcaatttttcagtctgtaatgacaaaaaaaatgccaaataGGCAtttgataggacaagaggaaatggcttcaaactaaaagagattTAGACAGGATATAAGGaagtgttggttttgtttttggttggtttttttttttttgttcggAGGGGGAGgtggagagggagggagaggtgaggtgttgtttgcttgttgttgctgttaaacaatcttttaaaaatcttgctCACTGAGCATGTCTTCATGAATGAACTGCCCTTCTTGAAGTTGGTATTTTCAGTGAGAATGACTTAATATGAATATTATTCCTCTTTACCATTTGGTTTTCCTAGAAAAGATGTCAAACAATGTgagcaatttatttttccatgcaaGCAGCACCATGAAATTGTACAACATAAAAAGCAAACGTTTTCCCGAAACATGACTGGCACTTTTCTCAACCTGTGGTGTCCAGCCACCCAGCACGTAGAGCTTGTTCTTCATTGTCACCACTGCATGGCAGGCTAATGGCACTGGCAGAGGTGCTGTGGTTCTCCAGGTACCTCGCTCCATGGAGTACTTCTCCATGCAGTTTGTGACCACATATTGATTTTTGACTTTCATTTGCCCTCCGATCACATAGAGATCGTTATGGACAGTGCCCAATGCATAGAGTTCACGGAACTGAGCGGTGCACAGGCTGTGCCAAAATTGATTTCCTCGCTGGTGGTATCTGTAGGGAAATTCAAAGCTGTAAATGTCATGGTTCAGTGTGGTCTCATATGATTGTTTACAAATGTTATCCCCTTCATCTTCAATGATTATTCAGTGATGTGATGACAAGAGGAGCTTTCTCCTTCATAGAGAGTTTATACAATTGGCCTCATTGTTTGCAAATCAAGCATTTTTAGTATTAGGCATCCCGATTTTAAGCATTCTTTCAAAGATATTTGACCCTTTTTTTCTGCACGTGCTGTTCAGTAACTGTTCCCCACTGAAGTTAGTGGGAAGAGCAAAAGTTGAGCACAGCTGAAAATAGAGCTACTTTATCTGACCTGTAGGGATTTACTTCTTTAAATTCAGGTACctgtgtttgaaaaaaaaaaagttatttttaattctgtctttAATCCAGAAAAGCTATGGCTGTCTTTAAAATGGGCTCATCTGAAAAAGACTTGAGTGAAATAGAAGGAGATTTAAATTACCAGTCTGTCTTTTCATCTCTGAGCATCAACATGGATTACTCAGATAAGACTGTTAGCTCTCCCCTACTGGATTCCTTAGGTCATTCACTTGACACATTTACCCCCACTACAGACTCAAAAAGAGAACCTTAGTAATACGTGGAGCTTTGTACTGGGAGAATATAGAATCCACATACAACAAAGCAGAATCTAATCAAGCTTATTTACACAAAGATTCCACTATGGTAAACCCTCCttctttcaggagaaaaagcacAGGGATTTGGTTTTAGATATATAATTCCTTGTACCATGAAGATCAGTTGTGACAAACTGATTAGTTGAAATCTCTGGGACAACTCTCAGGTAAAGAATGCTTTGTGTAATGGTCTTTTCTTGATCTCAGAGACATTTTTTGGACTTAAAATTTGTAAATAATCAGGGAATTTCTGACAGGGTACACACCTATAAATTTCAATGTTCCTGTTTTTTTGTCTAGACATTTTGGCGGCGCTTGCCTCTCCTGCCACAATAATATCATTATTCTCAGTGACAACACCACTGCAAACACTTCCTAAACCCTCTCCATACTTTGGAGAGGAAATGAAGTAAGTCTTTTGTGTTGCAGGAGCGTAGCAGAAACTGGCATCTGCATAGCTCCCATGTCTTGACCTAATGCCAAGCGAATTGTTGCCGATGCAGAGTAAGAGATCAGTAGTCTCCATGCCATATCGCAAGCTGAGAGAAGGGTGAGTGGCTAGTTTGATGCTTTTCAACGCTTCCTCAAACATATCATTGCATTCTGAATTGCACAGAATCACTGTGTTCCTTTTGCGAGCTTCCATGAGAAAGGAAGGGCTGACCAGTACCAGTCTCACTTCCTTCAAGAGCTTGATAAGATGTTCTGCACGCGACTTTCTGCTGTGATTCACCCATCTAATGACAAGGTCCAGAATGCTTTcctccctggaaacattcagaTCATCTGATTTTATAAGAGTCAACAGCTGCTGGACTTCAATCTCCAATATTTCTTCCTGTAAGCTCACCTCAGCAAAGTGCTGATATAAGTACCTCTTTGCTTGATCGCATAAATCTTCTGCTCCAATATGGTTTGCAAAGTAGTAGATGCCCACACAATTGGAAGCATCCATGTGGTCCATCATGTACTTTTGACACAAGCTGAAAACATCTTCCATCTGCATGAAATACGACGCCAGAGCAACAGTCTGCACGTTCTGGTTAGTGAGGTGCAAATCCGCACTGTACATGTAATTGAGTATTACAGACACACTCTCTGCTGAGATGTCATAGAGTACCACTTCTCTTTGAGTGCATTCGACCAAGCCACAGGTAAACATGGCTTTGAAGTAAGAACTGAAGGCAGCCAGTACCACCTTATGGCAGGGAAATTTCTCACCTTCGGCAACTAGCACAACATCAACTATCTCTGAtgattctttcattctttttactTGTTCCAGTAAAGTCAAGCTATGGcgttgctttcttttctcctcagtCCTATGATCCATGCTTAATCGCCAAACTTTCTCTTTTTAGATCTCCTTGGAATTCAAGGTCTTCATCCAGTATGTTTCTAGAGACAGAAGGGTAATATAGTTCAATAAGAAGAAATTACTAGGCAAATTAATATTACTGTTCATTTCTAAAGATAAATCATTCTGTAGAGGGTGCCCTAAACTAGTAATATACGAATAGTATGTAAAATTATGCTAAGAACTCATGATGAAGATCTCCagggcttaaaaaaaaacaacaaatcaacaCTCCAAATGACCATTAATATTCAATTTAATATTCAATACCTCCCCAGGAGTTTTGTGATTAATCAAAGAAAATTTCCCTTCAAAATGATCCTTTTCCAGCCGCcttctccctcttttccttctcctcttctaTTAAAATCAAGTGAAAGATTTCCCCTGACTTTAATAAACTCAAGGTCGGGCTGTAACTCACTGGGATATTCaagttttgtctttcacatGCACCCTAAGGAAATTAGTCAATGCTTCAGTGCTGAAATACCCTGTATTCTCAATTTCTCCCTTAGGTTGGGTAGTGGGATGGAGCAGTGCCTTTTCAGTGTTCACAGATCCATTCAGACTAGGAGTTTTGTCTAGTGAGGGACTTCAAGACTTTCACaagactaaaataaaaaaagaaaaagaacatcagACTTGCTTCTCTCATTACTTTTTACAGTGATCTAC encodes the following:
- the KBTBD12 gene encoding kelch repeat and BTB domain-containing protein 12 isoform X1, whose amino-acid sequence is MDHRTEEKRKQRHSLTLLEQVKRMKESSEIVDVVLVAEGEKFPCHKVVLAAFSSYFKAMFTCGLVECTQREVVLYDISAESVSVILNYMYSADLHLTNQNVQTVALASYFMQMEDVFSLCQKYMMDHMDASNCVGIYYFANHIGAEDLCDQAKRYLYQHFAEVSLQEEILEIEVQQLLTLIKSDDLNVSREESILDLVIRWVNHSRKSRAEHLIKLLKEVRLVLVSPSFLMEARKRNTVILCNSECNDMFEEALKSIKLATHPSLSLRYGMETTDLLLCIGNNSLGIRSRHGSYADASFCYAPATQKTYFISSPKYGEGLGSVCSGVVTENNDIIVAGEASAAKMSRQKNRNIEIYRYHQRGNQFWHSLCTAQFRELYALGTVHNDLYVIGGQMKVKNQYVVTNCMEKYSMERGTWRTTAPLPVPLACHAVVTMKNKLYVLGGWTPQMDLPDDEPDRLSNRMFQYDPGRDKWTECAPMKYSKYRFSTAVVNSEIYVLGGIGCLGRDRGQTRKCLDAVEIYNPDGDFWRDGPPMPSPLLSLRTNSTCAGCVEGKLYLCGGFHGAARHEVITKEILELDTWENQWNVVAVNVLMHDSYDVCLVARLNPRDLIPPPPDLVDQ
- the KBTBD12 gene encoding kelch repeat and BTB domain-containing protein 12 isoform X2: MDHRTEEKRKQRHSLTLLEQVKRMKESSEIVDVVLVAEGEKFPCHKVVLAAFSSYFKAMFTCGLVECTQREVVLYDISAESVSVILNYMYSADLHLTNQNVQTVALASYFMQMEDVFSLCQKYMMDHMDASNCVGIYYFANHIGAEDLCDQAKRYLYQHFAEVSLQEEILEIEVQQLLTLIKSDDLNVSREESILDLVIRWVNHSRKSRAEHLIKLLKEVRLVLVSPSFLMEARKRNTVILCNSECNDMFEEALKSIKLATHPSLSLRYGMETTDLLLCIGNNSLGIRSRHGSYADASFCYAPATQKTYFISSPKYGEGLGSVCSGVVTENNDIIVAGEASAAKMSRQKNRNIEIYRYHQRGNQFWHSLCTAQFRELYALGTVHNDLYVIGGQMKVKNQYVVTNCMEKYSMERGTWRTTAPLPVPLACHAVVTMKNKLYVLGGWTPQMDLPDDEPDRLSNRMFQYDPGRDKWTECAPMKYSKYRFSTAVVNSEIYVLGGIGCLGRDRGQTRKCLDAVEIYNPDGDFWRDGPPMPSPLLSLRTNSTCAGCVEGKLYLCGGFHGAGHKSCLHM